The following are from one region of the Pseudodesulfovibrio piezophilus C1TLV30 genome:
- the trpA gene encoding tryptophan synthase subunit alpha encodes MNPMQIKIDEAVTKGSVGLIPFLPAGFPNREQFWKELEELDAAGASIIEIGMPFSDPVADGPVVEKASLQCLEDGIDLTWIFEGLKKRKGSFNAALLLMGYLNPVYQYGVEQFGADCEAAGVSGLIIADLPYEEADFVKQAIESHGVALVPLIGLNTSRERMKLYAKGATGFCYFVSVLGTTGQRESLPARIKEKLTEAREIFTVPIALGFGIKHPDQLSQFEGLLDAAVFGSALISHIESGKSSQEFMAPWT; translated from the coding sequence ATGAATCCCATGCAAATAAAAATAGACGAGGCTGTGACCAAAGGGTCCGTGGGCCTCATCCCATTTCTTCCGGCTGGTTTCCCCAACAGGGAACAGTTCTGGAAGGAACTTGAAGAATTGGACGCAGCAGGCGCATCCATCATTGAAATAGGCATGCCCTTTTCCGACCCGGTAGCCGATGGCCCAGTGGTGGAAAAAGCATCCCTCCAATGCCTGGAGGACGGCATCGACCTAACTTGGATATTCGAAGGCCTCAAGAAGCGCAAAGGCTCATTCAATGCGGCATTGCTGCTCATGGGGTATCTCAACCCGGTCTACCAATACGGAGTGGAGCAATTCGGCGCGGACTGTGAGGCCGCTGGGGTATCAGGACTGATTATCGCTGACTTACCCTACGAAGAAGCCGATTTTGTCAAGCAAGCCATCGAATCCCACGGAGTGGCTCTGGTCCCGCTTATCGGATTGAATACAAGCCGGGAACGCATGAAACTCTATGCCAAGGGTGCTACTGGATTTTGCTATTTTGTCTCGGTCCTCGGCACCACTGGTCAACGGGAATCCCTGCCTGCCCGTATTAAGGAAAAACTGACCGAAGCCCGCGAAATATTCACGGTCCCCATTGCCTTGGGTTTTGGGATCAAACACCCTGATCAACTCTCCCAATTTGAAGGGCTTCTGGACGCGGCGGTTTTCGGTTCAGCGCTTATCAGCCACATAGAAAGCGGCAAATCGAGTCAGGAGTTCATGGCTCCCTGGACTTGA